The following coding sequences are from one bacterium window:
- a CDS encoding arginine--tRNA ligase — protein MIEDILRKGLFAALEKYGVFEEDVAIELEKPRDRSHGDLSTNVALMLGGRLKRKPRELAGEIAANVSFPRDVVESVEIAGPGFINFRIAREHQLELLADVHAGDAFEDIRIGGGKRINVEFISANPTGPLNVVSARAGAFGMTLVKLLDAIGYDAHAEYYVNDAGRQVTLLGQSLRAHYLQLVGEDIEFPENGYKGRYLEIMAGELLEQDTGAVQAAAKAFDNESFQRITPPEGNAEDWRKLPEDDSVRSFAKYALMKILSWQRETCRRFGLRFETWYFESELHETKRVERALEKLKKMEVTFTEEDATWFRSTDYGDEKDRVLVRSDGLPTYFLADIAYHYHKFQRGFEHAIDFWGPDHHGYIPRMTGAMEALGCGRDWLEVQILQHVTFLESGRNIQMSKRKGQFVTMDALIDEVGADVAKYIFLTRKPNSHLDFDLDLAKEQSDANPVMKVKYAHARICSLLAKAAEAGVKVGDPTAAGMAGLEDEAEWNLVRELIRLPQVIVSAAQAREPHRLTGYVDEVASLYNQFYNQCKGILENDDARRTAQLQLSVATRHVIRTVLDMLGVEAPEKMEKRD, from the coding sequence GGGCTCTTCGCCGCCCTGGAGAAATACGGCGTCTTCGAGGAGGACGTCGCCATCGAGCTGGAGAAGCCGCGCGACCGCAGCCACGGCGACCTCAGCACGAACGTCGCGCTCATGCTCGGCGGACGCCTCAAGCGCAAGCCCCGCGAGCTGGCCGGCGAGATCGCGGCCAACGTGAGCTTCCCGCGCGACGTGGTCGAGTCGGTGGAGATCGCCGGTCCCGGCTTCATCAACTTCCGCATCGCGCGCGAGCACCAGCTCGAGCTGCTGGCCGACGTCCACGCGGGCGACGCCTTCGAGGACATCCGCATCGGCGGCGGCAAGCGGATCAACGTGGAGTTCATCAGCGCCAATCCGACCGGACCCCTGAACGTGGTTTCGGCCCGCGCCGGCGCCTTCGGCATGACCCTGGTCAAGCTGCTCGACGCCATCGGCTACGACGCCCACGCCGAGTACTACGTGAACGACGCCGGCCGCCAGGTGACGCTGCTGGGCCAGTCGCTGCGGGCGCACTACCTGCAGCTCGTGGGCGAGGACATCGAGTTCCCGGAGAACGGCTACAAGGGCCGCTACCTGGAGATCATGGCCGGTGAGCTGCTCGAGCAGGACACGGGGGCGGTCCAGGCGGCGGCCAAGGCCTTCGACAATGAGAGCTTCCAGCGGATCACGCCGCCCGAAGGCAACGCCGAGGACTGGCGCAAGCTGCCCGAGGACGACTCGGTGCGCAGCTTCGCCAAGTACGCCCTCATGAAGATCCTCAGCTGGCAGCGCGAGACCTGCCGGCGCTTCGGGCTGCGCTTCGAGACATGGTACTTCGAGTCCGAACTGCACGAGACCAAGCGGGTCGAGCGGGCGCTGGAGAAGCTGAAGAAGATGGAGGTGACCTTCACCGAGGAGGACGCCACCTGGTTCCGCTCGACCGACTACGGCGACGAGAAGGACCGCGTGCTGGTGCGCTCGGACGGCCTGCCGACCTACTTCCTGGCCGACATCGCCTACCACTACCACAAGTTCCAGCGCGGCTTCGAGCACGCCATCGACTTCTGGGGCCCGGACCACCACGGCTACATCCCGCGCATGACCGGCGCCATGGAGGCCCTGGGCTGCGGGCGCGACTGGCTCGAGGTGCAGATCCTGCAGCACGTGACCTTCCTGGAGAGCGGCCGCAACATCCAGATGTCCAAGCGCAAGGGCCAGTTCGTGACCATGGACGCGCTCATCGACGAGGTCGGCGCCGACGTGGCCAAGTACATCTTCCTGACGCGGAAGCCGAACAGCCACCTGGATTTCGACCTCGACCTGGCCAAGGAGCAGTCCGACGCCAACCCGGTCATGAAGGTCAAGTACGCCCACGCCCGGATCTGCTCGCTGCTGGCCAAGGCCGCCGAGGCCGGGGTGAAGGTCGGCGATCCCACCGCCGCCGGCATGGCCGGGCTCGAGGACGAGGCCGAGTGGAATCTCGTGCGCGAGCTCATCCGGCTGCCCCAGGTCATCGTCTCGGCGGCCCAGGCGCGCGAGCCGCACCGCCTGACGGGCTACGTCGACGAGGTCGCCAGCCTCTACAACCAGTTCTACAACCAGTGCAAGGGCATCCTCGAGAACGACGACGCCCGCCGCACGGCACAGCTGCAGCTCAGCGTGGCCACCCGCCACGTGATCCGCACCGTGCTGGACATGCTGGGCGTCGAGGCGCCCGAGAAGATGGAAAAGAGGGACTAA
- a CDS encoding sugar kinase, with amino-acid sequence MSILVVGSVAYDTVETPREKRERQLGGSASFFSIATLGRGDVRCVGVVGEDFRQQDLDLLASRGADVSGIVRTAGKSFHWSGRYHADMIERDTLATELGVFADFQPEIPAAWRDSEYLFLANIHPALQSHVLDAMSGPRLVALDTMNLWIDVALDDLKAIIARVDVLLVNDGEARQLTGRRSLAHAAAAIAEMGPGRVIIKKGEHGALYFGPGGVLAVPAIILDDVVDPTGAGDCFAGGFMGSVAEAGATRDSDDAVFRQAMLDGTVTASFCPEGFNVEGLLAIDDAAYAARLATLKGMMIP; translated from the coding sequence ATGTCGATTCTCGTGGTCGGATCCGTCGCCTACGACACCGTCGAAACGCCGCGCGAGAAGCGCGAACGCCAGCTCGGCGGCAGCGCCAGCTTCTTCTCCATCGCCACCCTCGGCCGCGGCGACGTGCGCTGCGTGGGCGTGGTGGGCGAGGACTTCCGCCAGCAGGACCTCGATCTGCTGGCCTCCCGCGGCGCCGACGTCTCGGGCATCGTGCGCACGGCGGGCAAGAGCTTCCACTGGTCCGGCCGCTACCATGCCGACATGATCGAGCGCGACACCCTGGCCACCGAACTGGGCGTCTTCGCCGACTTCCAGCCCGAGATCCCCGCCGCCTGGCGCGACTCGGAGTACCTCTTCCTGGCCAACATCCACCCGGCCCTGCAGAGCCACGTGCTGGACGCCATGAGCGGGCCGCGGCTGGTGGCCCTGGACACCATGAACCTGTGGATCGACGTGGCGCTGGACGACCTGAAGGCGATCATCGCGCGGGTCGACGTGCTGCTGGTCAACGACGGCGAGGCCCGCCAGCTCACGGGCCGGCGCAGCCTCGCGCACGCCGCGGCGGCCATCGCGGAGATGGGGCCGGGCCGCGTCATCATCAAGAAGGGCGAGCACGGCGCGCTCTACTTCGGTCCGGGCGGCGTGCTGGCCGTGCCGGCCATCATCCTCGACGACGTGGTCGATCCCACCGGGGCCGGCGACTGCTTCGCCGGCGGTTTCATGGGCAGCGTCGCCGAGGCCGGCGCGACCCGGGACAGCGACGACGCGGTCTTCCGCCAGGCCATGCTCGACGGCACCGTCACGGCCAGCTTCTGCCCCGAAGGCTTCAACGTCGAGGGCCTGTTGGCCATCGATGACGCGGCCTACGCGGCCCGTCTCGCGACCCTCAAGGGGATGATGATTCCCTAG